The DNA segment TTAACATGGCACGTCCATCAGATATTTCTATACCAGCTTTAATCCAATGGTCATTATCGATGCGCACCATTATACCAGCCTGGTCATATAGACTTTGATAGTTTCCCTGAATACGGAGTTGTGCAGTGAAGGCCTTTCCGGCCCTCACTCCCAAGAAATGTCCACTGTCACGAGTGAATCCGTAGAACGTTTCACGCCAGAAGTCAGTCTTTTCATCTGTTTCCAGGCTAACCTTGCCTTCCTCCTGAGAGACTACTTTTGGTTTATTGAACCATGTTCCTTGTGACAACTGAATATTTCCAGATT comes from the Saccharomyces mikatae IFO 1815 strain IFO1815 genome assembly, chromosome: 10 genome and includes:
- the SMKI10G3480 gene encoding DUF1349 domain-containing protein; translated protein: MVESGNIQLSQGTWFNKPKVVSQEEGKVSLETDEKTDFWRETFYGFTRDSGHFLGVRAGKAFTAQLRIQGNYQSLYDQAGIMVRIDNDHWIKAGIEISDGRAMLSSVLTNGKSDWTTAVYDGNASDFWLRVTVEKGFLRLQVSSDKKTWPLVRLAPFPISDHYLVGPMACTPERGGLKVTFSEWSLTAPLEKALHDLS